The Thermanaerovibrio acidaminovorans DSM 6589 genome contains a region encoding:
- a CDS encoding ABC transporter ATP-binding protein produces MKRWMGDLGGGVYGRLLGFLRPHRGRLMLGVACMVLASVLGVIPPWLIKNLVDKVLIDRNRGLLGLIIGGIVGIYALKGFFYYWQTYLMTWVGQRVLFDLRLALYRKVQRLPLGYLYSKRTGELLSRITGDVAFLQDLVSSVLVDLVVQGVTFVAIVGFLLTLNWRLTLATFVILPMAALVIGFTTARMRQVGHAIQERLARVSASAQEALGAMKVVRAFATEEMEYRRFAEENRSHFGALMRGTQLRGLLEGVVELILMAAMGFIIWLGGSHVVRGDITAGQLMAFLTYLGLMVQPIRVLSRVFGRVQQALAAAERVFEVLDQPEEAPSSGMLRPPVIRGRVDFEGVWFRYGEDLPWVLRGVDLTVSPGERVALVGSTGAGKSTLADLIPRFFDPVRGRVLIDRVDVRELDPRYLRRRVGVVLQDPVLMKGSFAFNIAYGFEGATMDQIRQAAHLAGIGDFIESLPDGYQTEIGERGVTLSGGQRQRVAIARAIIRDPAILILDEATSSLDAEVERTIQESLERVMEGRTSFILAHRLSTVRRADRILVLHQGVIVEQGTHRELMALDGRYASLVRAQFGHGAS; encoded by the coding sequence ATGAAGCGTTGGATGGGTGATTTGGGGGGCGGGGTGTATGGGCGGCTCCTTGGGTTCCTGAGGCCTCACCGGGGCAGGCTAATGCTTGGCGTGGCCTGCATGGTGCTGGCCTCGGTGCTGGGGGTGATACCCCCGTGGCTCATAAAGAACCTGGTGGACAAGGTCCTGATAGACAGGAACCGGGGTCTGCTTGGGCTCATCATCGGTGGCATAGTGGGGATCTACGCCCTGAAGGGGTTCTTCTACTACTGGCAGACCTATCTCATGACCTGGGTGGGGCAACGGGTGCTCTTCGATCTTAGGCTGGCCCTGTACCGGAAGGTGCAGCGGTTGCCGTTGGGGTACCTGTACTCCAAGAGGACCGGGGAGTTGCTGTCCCGGATAACCGGTGACGTGGCGTTCCTTCAGGACCTGGTCTCCTCCGTGCTGGTGGACCTGGTGGTCCAGGGGGTCACCTTCGTGGCCATAGTGGGGTTCCTTTTGACTTTGAACTGGAGGCTGACGTTGGCCACCTTCGTGATCCTTCCCATGGCGGCATTGGTGATCGGGTTCACTACCGCCAGGATGAGGCAGGTGGGCCACGCCATCCAAGAGCGCCTGGCCCGGGTGTCCGCCTCCGCCCAGGAGGCCTTGGGGGCCATGAAGGTGGTGAGGGCCTTCGCCACCGAGGAGATGGAGTACCGTAGGTTCGCGGAGGAGAACCGGTCCCACTTCGGGGCCCTGATGAGGGGCACCCAGCTCCGGGGTTTGCTGGAGGGGGTAGTGGAGCTGATCCTCATGGCCGCCATGGGGTTCATCATATGGCTTGGGGGCAGTCACGTGGTGAGGGGGGACATAACCGCCGGTCAGCTCATGGCGTTCCTCACCTATCTGGGGCTGATGGTGCAGCCCATAAGGGTCTTGAGCCGGGTCTTCGGCCGGGTACAGCAGGCCCTTGCGGCGGCGGAGCGGGTCTTCGAGGTGCTGGACCAGCCGGAGGAGGCCCCCTCGTCGGGGATGTTGCGGCCGCCGGTCATCCGCGGCCGGGTGGACTTTGAGGGGGTCTGGTTCCGGTACGGGGAGGACCTTCCCTGGGTGCTTCGGGGGGTGGATCTCACCGTGTCCCCCGGGGAGAGGGTTGCGTTGGTCGGGTCCACCGGGGCGGGGAAGTCCACGTTGGCGGACCTGATCCCCCGGTTTTTCGACCCGGTCCGGGGCAGGGTTTTGATAGACCGGGTGGACGTGAGGGAGCTGGATCCCCGGTATCTGAGGCGTCGGGTCGGGGTGGTGCTCCAGGATCCGGTGCTGATGAAGGGCAGCTTCGCCTTCAACATAGCCTATGGGTTTGAGGGGGCCACCATGGATCAGATCCGTCAGGCGGCCCACCTGGCGGGGATCGGGGACTTCATAGAGTCCCTCCCGGATGGTTACCAGACCGAGATAGGGGAGCGGGGGGTGACCTTGAGCGGTGGCCAGAGGCAGCGGGTGGCCATAGCCCGGGCCATCATAAGGGATCCGGCCATACTGATCCTGGACGAGGCCACCTCCTCGCTGGACGCGGAGGTGGAGCGAACCATCCAGGAGTCGTTGGAGCGGGTCATGGAGGGGAGGACGTCCTTCATCCTGGCCCATAGGCTCTCCACGGTGCGCCGGGCGGACCGGATCCTGGTGCTTCACCAGGGGGTCATCGTGGAGCAGGGGACCCACCGGGAGCTCATGGCCCTGGACGGGCGGTACGCGTCGCTGGTGAGGGCCCAGTTCGGTCATGGGGCTTCTTGA
- a CDS encoding 3-deoxy-D-manno-octulosonic acid transferase — MGPISRWAVSSLVSSAFGLLSRRLAGRYSRVEERRGRVPRLGGPVVWLHGVSVGEVQAASPVVSALRHMGFAGSLALSSITETGLRVASSVPGVDLVVAYPWDRVGFVRRFLDGLDPRVYVVMETELWPVMIWEARRRGVRLVLANGRVSDRSYRRMRALGWLYRDLLGCFDSVFPRTGLDRERFLELGVPEGVLGPVGDVKVDAVLSRRGTEDLSGYAFRGDLFVAGSTHPGEDREVLVAYRMARGVVGGLKLALVPRHPERASECLELCSREGLRAVRFSEDPGLAGLAGGVDVVVVDRVGVLFGLYGLARVAFVGGSLVPKGGQNPLEPACWSVPVLFGPHMEDFAEVRDRMVRGGCGFPVASGEDMGAKLIQILTSGCKIDPCGLLDGLSGASRRVADRVLSLLDEGCR, encoded by the coding sequence TTGGGCCCCATCTCCCGCTGGGCGGTGTCGTCCCTGGTGAGCTCCGCTTTCGGCCTTCTTTCCCGGAGGCTGGCGGGGCGCTACAGCCGGGTGGAGGAGCGGCGGGGGCGGGTTCCCCGTTTGGGGGGTCCGGTGGTGTGGCTTCACGGGGTCTCCGTGGGGGAGGTCCAGGCCGCGTCGCCGGTGGTTAGCGCCCTGAGGCACATGGGGTTCGCCGGGTCCCTGGCGTTGAGCTCCATCACCGAGACGGGTCTTAGGGTGGCATCGTCGGTGCCGGGGGTGGACCTGGTGGTGGCCTACCCGTGGGACCGGGTGGGCTTCGTCAGGCGCTTCCTGGATGGGTTGGACCCCAGGGTTTACGTGGTGATGGAGACCGAGCTCTGGCCGGTGATGATATGGGAGGCCCGGCGGAGGGGAGTTCGGCTGGTGTTGGCCAACGGCCGGGTGTCGGACCGCTCCTACCGGCGGATGAGGGCCCTCGGGTGGCTCTACCGGGACCTTCTGGGCTGTTTCGACTCGGTCTTCCCCAGGACTGGTTTGGACCGGGAGCGGTTCCTGGAGCTTGGGGTGCCGGAGGGGGTCTTGGGTCCCGTTGGGGACGTGAAGGTGGATGCGGTGCTCAGTCGCCGGGGGACGGAGGACCTGTCGGGCTACGCCTTTCGGGGGGATCTGTTCGTGGCGGGGAGCACTCATCCTGGGGAGGATCGGGAGGTGCTGGTGGCCTACCGGATGGCCCGGGGGGTGGTGGGGGGTCTCAAGCTGGCGCTGGTGCCCCGGCATCCTGAGAGGGCGTCCGAGTGTCTTGAGCTCTGCTCCCGGGAGGGGTTGCGAGCGGTGCGGTTCTCCGAGGACCCGGGCCTTGCGGGACTAGCCGGCGGGGTCGACGTGGTGGTGGTGGACCGGGTGGGGGTGCTCTTCGGCCTGTACGGCCTGGCCCGGGTGGCCTTCGTGGGGGGGAGTCTTGTGCCCAAGGGGGGGCAGAACCCCCTGGAGCCCGCCTGCTGGTCCGTGCCGGTGTTATTCGGTCCCCACATGGAGGACTTCGCGGAGGTTAGGGACCGGATGGTCCGCGGGGGCTGCGGGTTCCCGGTGGCCTCCGGGGAGGACATGGGGGCTAAGTTAATTCAAATACTAACTTCTGGGTGTAAAATTGATCCTTGTGGTCTGTTGGATGGGTTGTCCGGCGCGTCCCGTAGGGTTGCGGACCGGGTGTTGTCCCTCCTTGACGAGGGGTGCAGATAA
- the kdsB gene encoding 3-deoxy-manno-octulosonate cytidylyltransferase, with amino-acid sequence MAGVLAVIPARYGSTRLRAKALMRIGGRTLVERVLAGVVGSPVDRVIVATDHEEIARVVRSAGGEAWMTPPELPSGTDRVAYVARQLPEYHLVLNVQGDDPLVGPDMIGSLVEALEGDPSCQLAVLAKRIEREEEVSSPSVVKMVFDLNMRALYFSRSPIPYPRNRNDRWYKHIGPYAYRRSLLMEFASWEVTPLERVESLEMLRVLEMGRSIKCVITERDTIEIDTEEDVRALEEYLRDRGELD; translated from the coding sequence ATGGCAGGAGTTTTGGCGGTGATACCCGCCAGGTATGGCAGCACCAGGCTTCGGGCCAAGGCGCTGATGAGGATAGGGGGCAGGACGCTGGTTGAGCGGGTGTTGGCGGGGGTCGTTGGATCCCCGGTGGATCGGGTGATAGTGGCCACCGATCACGAGGAGATAGCCCGGGTGGTCCGGTCCGCCGGCGGGGAGGCCTGGATGACCCCTCCGGAGTTGCCCTCCGGAACCGACCGGGTGGCCTACGTGGCCAGGCAGCTTCCGGAGTATCACCTGGTGTTGAACGTCCAGGGGGACGATCCGCTGGTGGGGCCCGACATGATAGGCTCCCTGGTGGAGGCCCTGGAGGGGGATCCGTCCTGTCAGTTGGCGGTGTTGGCCAAGAGGATCGAGCGGGAGGAGGAGGTGTCCTCCCCCAGCGTGGTGAAGATGGTGTTTGATCTCAACATGAGGGCCCTCTACTTCAGCCGGTCCCCCATACCCTATCCGAGGAACCGGAACGACCGGTGGTACAAGCACATAGGCCCCTACGCCTACCGGCGTTCTTTGCTCATGGAGTTCGCCTCCTGGGAGGTTACGCCCCTGGAGAGGGTGGAGAGCCTGGAGATGCTCCGGGTGTTGGAGATGGGCCGGTCCATAAAGTGCGTCATAACCGAGCGGGACACCATAGAGATCGACACCGAGGAGGACGTTAGGGCCCTGGAGGAATACCTTAGGGACAGGGGGGAGCTCGATTGA
- a CDS encoding KpsF/GutQ family sugar-phosphate isomerase, translating to MMLPYERDLSRVGDLELLEVGLQVIRQEARALEDGASRMGLELVRAARMVASCSGRVVVCGLGKSGLIGRKIAATLASLGCPAFFLHAAEGSHGDLGMVCRDDVGLFLSNSGTTREVLEMVPFFRRIGCPVIALTGRRDSPLGLSADVVLDCSVGREADPLGIAPTSSTTLQLAVGDALAGMVTRLLGLRVEDFALFHPGGALGRRLLLRLEDVMAVGDRVPRVSRDASVKEALFAITDKGYGAVAVEGPSGELVGIFTDGDLRRLMEREGVGSLERPVGEVMTRNPKVMGRDKLAAEALKLMEEMEISVVLVVDGARVEGIVHLHDLLKAGVA from the coding sequence ATGATGTTGCCCTACGAGCGGGACCTTTCGAGGGTGGGGGACCTGGAGCTGTTGGAGGTGGGGCTTCAGGTGATCCGGCAGGAGGCCCGGGCGTTGGAGGATGGGGCATCGAGGATGGGGCTCGAGCTGGTCAGGGCCGCCAGGATGGTGGCCTCCTGTTCCGGCCGGGTGGTGGTCTGTGGCCTTGGGAAGTCGGGGCTCATAGGCCGCAAGATCGCCGCCACATTGGCGTCCCTGGGTTGTCCCGCCTTCTTTCTGCACGCTGCTGAGGGATCTCACGGGGACCTGGGGATGGTGTGCCGGGACGACGTGGGGCTCTTCCTCAGCAACAGCGGCACCACCCGGGAGGTTTTGGAGATGGTGCCCTTCTTTCGCCGGATAGGCTGTCCTGTGATAGCCCTAACGGGGCGTAGGGACTCCCCCCTTGGGCTGTCGGCGGACGTGGTGTTGGACTGTTCGGTGGGTCGGGAGGCGGATCCGTTGGGGATCGCCCCCACCAGCAGCACCACCCTTCAGCTGGCGGTGGGGGACGCCCTGGCGGGGATGGTGACCCGGCTGTTGGGCCTTCGGGTGGAGGACTTCGCCCTTTTCCACCCCGGGGGTGCACTGGGGAGGAGGTTGCTCCTGCGCCTGGAGGACGTGATGGCCGTTGGGGACCGGGTGCCCCGGGTCAGCCGGGACGCGTCGGTCAAGGAGGCCCTCTTCGCCATCACCGACAAGGGTTACGGGGCGGTGGCGGTGGAGGGGCCCTCGGGGGAGCTGGTGGGTATCTTCACCGACGGGGACCTGAGGCGCCTCATGGAGAGGGAGGGGGTAGGGTCCCTGGAGAGGCCCGTTGGGGAGGTGATGACCCGGAACCCCAAGGTGATGGGCCGGGACAAGCTGGCGGCGGAGGCCCTCAAGCTCATGGAGGAGATGGAGATATCGGTGGTTTTGGTGGTTGATGGTGCCCGGGTGGAGGGGATAGTTCACCTGCATGACCTCCTGAAGGCGGGGGTGGCTTGA
- the lpxB gene encoding lipid-A-disaccharide synthase, producing the protein MSVFVSCGEASGDRYLGDLAFRLSRRGFRLWGMGGPRCREAGVETRWDMGELQVMGFTEALGALGRLIRLRDRIALEVARANPSCVVLTDSPDFHLPLARRIRREGYRGPMVSLVPPAVWAWRSGRVRHLRELFDLCLPLFPFEHRFLQDHRCRSAFVGHPLLDRISQAELDPSCRTVAFMPGSRGGEVRRHLPPFARAAELLKGEGYRPVFSVASSLGEDVARWMGDLLGPLGVEVSREDGVSLLARSVGAVMASGTVSLEAMLVGRPGVVAYRTSWLSMALARLLVRSPHCALPNILLGRELYPELLQGAVRGDLLGRRILGVLRQVEDPEGLRGWLSAFREGRTLLGRAGALDLWEEVVSEMASR; encoded by the coding sequence TTGTCCGTCTTCGTGAGTTGTGGGGAGGCCTCGGGGGACCGCTACCTGGGGGATCTGGCGTTCCGCCTCTCCCGGCGGGGCTTCCGCCTGTGGGGCATGGGGGGTCCCAGGTGCAGGGAGGCGGGGGTGGAGACCCGGTGGGACATGGGGGAGCTCCAGGTGATGGGGTTCACCGAGGCCCTTGGGGCCCTGGGGAGGCTCATCCGCCTCCGGGACCGGATCGCCCTTGAGGTGGCCCGGGCCAACCCCTCCTGCGTGGTGCTGACCGACAGCCCGGACTTCCACCTGCCCCTGGCCCGGCGGATCCGGCGGGAGGGTTACCGGGGGCCCATGGTTAGCCTGGTGCCCCCGGCGGTGTGGGCCTGGCGCTCCGGCAGGGTCAGGCACCTCAGGGAGCTCTTCGACCTGTGCCTTCCCCTGTTCCCCTTCGAGCACCGGTTCCTGCAGGATCACCGCTGCCGGTCCGCCTTCGTGGGTCATCCGCTCCTGGACCGGATATCCCAGGCGGAGCTGGATCCCTCCTGCCGTACGGTGGCCTTCATGCCCGGAAGCCGTGGGGGGGAGGTGAGGCGTCACCTTCCGCCCTTCGCCCGGGCGGCGGAGCTCCTCAAGGGGGAGGGGTATCGGCCGGTCTTCTCCGTGGCGTCCTCCCTAGGGGAGGACGTGGCCCGGTGGATGGGGGACCTGTTGGGCCCATTGGGGGTGGAGGTGAGCCGGGAGGACGGGGTTTCCCTCCTGGCCCGCTCGGTTGGGGCGGTGATGGCCAGCGGCACCGTGTCGCTGGAGGCCATGTTGGTGGGCCGTCCAGGTGTGGTGGCCTACAGGACGTCGTGGTTGTCCATGGCCCTGGCCCGGCTCCTGGTGAGGTCCCCCCATTGTGCCCTGCCCAACATCCTCCTGGGCAGGGAGCTCTACCCGGAGCTACTGCAGGGGGCGGTGAGAGGGGACCTGTTGGGCCGCAGGATCCTGGGGGTGTTGCGGCAGGTGGAGGACCCGGAGGGGCTCCGCGGGTGGCTTTCCGCCTTTCGGGAGGGGCGGACCCTGCTTGGGAGGGCCGGGGCCTTGGACCTCTGGGAGGAGGTAGTTTCGGAGATGGCGTCCCGATGA
- the lpxK gene encoding tetraacyldisaccharide 4'-kinase, which yields MGLLDSYLRHISRGGPSPWWLLSPLHLVSKWWVLGRNFMYDHGLLCATEGPLPVVSVGNLTLGGTNKTPMVEALCRLVFSLGLRPGVVSRGYSGAGGCEPLVVPPDGERRIYGDEPLMLARKLRGTPVVVSRDRVAGVRLLRSLGVQVAVADDCFQHRQLARDADLVLVDATCPFGNGLMFPAGMLREPVKSLRRADLVIITKADQVGAQELEGLEAEIRRHVRPDRIFRSSLLVDGWSGGDPRGPVLAFCAIGNPMSFLGLLEGRGVQVASFRPFRDHHRFGPGDLMALEDEAERLGARWLVCTEKDLMNLPGGYHFRLPLSVLRVRVGIEDEPRFLRELAEVLAPRFVVASNGHGEDAIGAVLCGRLKARFPAARVEAFPLVGEGVEYREGGFPVSSPVLSMPSGGLVKYGWRYLLEDLRSGLAAQLIRQLAAWRGAPRRTPLCVGDVYLFLHALWGRGMRPLLLATAKTVYLSGHWRIEGFLLRHRALAVWTRDRETREELASRGVDARFDGNPIMDLADVGGVDPWEGSSGHRVLVLPGSRSGYLKDLPVIARACLELGGRLGCSFLWVPALSLDVSGPLGELGLPVGDGWSPLVGDSLFRVCRCGVGVAALGAQVVLGLGGTANQICAGLGVPVVSLDSLGKRVQKRLLGDSEELCPRDPVALADCLERILSDPDLRHRMGQEGSRRMGPRGALDRVVDFAARELGWDLLCLLWERLDMVSRGFWDPGEVRGGVFDGRSFGGDTRQVWQHQASGQGADEDRGQDAG from the coding sequence ATGGGGCTTCTTGACAGCTACCTGAGGCACATATCCCGCGGGGGCCCCTCCCCCTGGTGGCTGCTGTCGCCGTTGCACCTGGTGTCCAAGTGGTGGGTGCTGGGGCGGAACTTCATGTACGATCACGGCCTACTCTGCGCCACCGAGGGGCCCCTGCCGGTGGTGAGCGTGGGGAACCTGACCCTTGGAGGAACCAACAAGACCCCCATGGTGGAGGCCCTCTGCAGGTTGGTGTTCTCCCTGGGCTTGAGGCCCGGGGTGGTGAGCCGGGGCTACAGCGGAGCTGGAGGGTGTGAGCCCCTGGTGGTGCCCCCCGATGGGGAGCGGAGGATCTACGGGGACGAGCCCCTCATGTTGGCCCGGAAGCTCCGGGGCACGCCGGTGGTGGTCTCCCGGGACAGGGTGGCGGGGGTGAGGCTTTTGAGGTCCCTGGGGGTTCAGGTGGCGGTGGCGGACGACTGCTTCCAGCACCGTCAGCTGGCCCGGGACGCGGATCTGGTGTTGGTGGATGCCACCTGTCCCTTCGGCAACGGGCTCATGTTCCCCGCGGGGATGCTTCGGGAGCCGGTGAAGTCCTTGAGGAGGGCGGATCTGGTGATAATAACCAAGGCGGACCAGGTGGGTGCTCAGGAGCTGGAGGGGCTTGAGGCGGAGATCCGCCGGCACGTGAGGCCGGACCGGATCTTCAGGTCCTCCCTGCTGGTGGACGGCTGGTCCGGAGGCGACCCCCGGGGGCCGGTGCTGGCCTTCTGCGCCATAGGCAACCCAATGAGCTTCCTTGGGCTCCTCGAGGGGCGGGGGGTTCAGGTGGCCTCCTTCCGGCCCTTCAGGGACCATCACCGGTTCGGTCCCGGTGACCTGATGGCCCTGGAGGATGAGGCGGAGAGGCTAGGGGCCCGGTGGCTGGTGTGCACCGAGAAGGACCTGATGAACCTGCCCGGGGGGTACCATTTCAGGCTTCCCCTTTCGGTGCTTCGGGTCCGGGTGGGGATCGAGGACGAGCCCCGATTCCTTCGGGAGCTGGCGGAGGTGTTGGCACCCCGGTTCGTGGTGGCCTCCAACGGTCACGGGGAGGACGCCATTGGAGCGGTGCTCTGTGGTCGCCTCAAGGCCAGGTTCCCCGCCGCACGGGTGGAGGCCTTCCCCCTGGTGGGGGAGGGGGTGGAGTACCGGGAGGGGGGCTTTCCGGTGTCCTCCCCGGTCTTGAGCATGCCCAGCGGTGGGCTGGTCAAGTACGGCTGGCGGTACCTTCTGGAGGATCTGCGGAGCGGGCTGGCGGCTCAGCTGATCCGCCAGCTGGCGGCCTGGAGGGGGGCTCCCCGGAGGACCCCCTTGTGCGTGGGGGATGTGTACCTCTTCCTTCACGCCCTGTGGGGCCGGGGGATGAGGCCTTTGCTTTTGGCCACCGCCAAGACGGTGTACCTGTCCGGTCACTGGCGTATCGAGGGGTTCCTCCTGAGGCACCGGGCCCTGGCGGTGTGGACAAGGGACCGGGAGACCCGGGAGGAGTTGGCATCGAGGGGTGTGGATGCCCGGTTCGACGGGAACCCCATAATGGACCTGGCGGATGTGGGGGGGGTGGACCCTTGGGAGGGCTCCTCTGGCCACCGGGTGTTGGTCCTTCCCGGGAGCCGTTCCGGGTACCTGAAGGACCTTCCGGTGATAGCCCGGGCGTGTCTGGAGCTTGGGGGCAGGCTTGGCTGTTCGTTCCTGTGGGTCCCCGCCTTGAGCCTGGACGTGTCCGGTCCCCTGGGGGAGCTTGGTCTCCCGGTTGGGGATGGGTGGTCGCCCCTGGTGGGGGATAGCCTGTTCCGGGTGTGCAGGTGCGGCGTTGGGGTTGCCGCCCTGGGGGCCCAGGTGGTTTTGGGCCTCGGGGGTACCGCGAACCAGATCTGCGCCGGGCTTGGGGTGCCGGTTGTGTCGTTGGACAGCCTGGGGAAGCGGGTCCAGAAGAGGCTTCTGGGGGACAGTGAGGAGCTCTGTCCCCGGGACCCGGTGGCCCTGGCGGATTGCCTGGAGCGGATATTGTCCGATCCGGACCTTAGGCACCGGATGGGGCAGGAGGGATCGAGACGCATGGGGCCTCGGGGGGCTCTGGACCGGGTGGTGGATTTTGCCGCCCGGGAGTTGGGTTGGGATTTGCTGTGCCTTCTCTGGGAGAGATTGGACATGGTGTCCCGGGGGTTTTGGGATCCTGGCGAAGTGAGGGGAGGAGTTTTCGATGGCAGGAGTTTTGGCGGTGATACCCGCCAGGTATGGCAGCACCAGGCTTCGGGCCAAGGCGCTGATGAGGATAGGGGGCAGGACGCTGGTTGA
- a CDS encoding iron-containing alcohol dehydrogenase: protein MFDARVAGRMRFGCGVSASVGEVVRSLGADRAVLVTDSTMESLGVADRICSYLEGAGVEPFVFAGVEPEPSVETTDAVAELAREHDCQAVVGLGGGSCLDVAKAVSVLITNEGSAARYQGLGLVRNPGVPKVMIPTTAGTGSEVTFTAVLIRKSDGFKGGINDEKLFPDVSLLDPELTVTMPPAVTASTGMDALVHALEAFSGRSASPFSDMFAREAMRLIGSSIRTATWNGRDLRARSDMLLGSYYGGVALANAGVGACHSLAYPLGGMFGVGHGCANALLIPYVARHNAVACVDRYAEAYGLLGGASDGWPRREAAFALAELLEELVMDLELPCRLSELKAGIEERHFDEMADRAMAVARPMENNPRVMDKRACVAIYKEAY, encoded by the coding sequence ATGTTCGATGCTAGGGTAGCGGGCAGGATGAGGTTTGGCTGTGGCGTTTCCGCCTCGGTTGGAGAGGTGGTGAGGTCCCTGGGGGCGGATCGGGCGGTTTTGGTCACCGATTCCACCATGGAGTCCTTGGGTGTGGCGGACCGGATCTGTTCGTACCTTGAGGGGGCTGGGGTTGAGCCCTTCGTGTTCGCCGGGGTGGAGCCCGAGCCTTCGGTGGAGACCACCGATGCGGTGGCGGAGCTGGCCCGGGAGCACGACTGTCAGGCGGTGGTGGGGCTAGGTGGAGGGAGCTGTCTTGACGTGGCCAAGGCGGTGAGCGTCCTCATAACCAACGAGGGTAGTGCCGCCCGTTATCAGGGTCTTGGGCTGGTGAGGAACCCAGGGGTTCCCAAGGTGATGATCCCCACCACCGCGGGCACCGGTTCGGAGGTGACCTTCACTGCGGTGTTGATCCGGAAGAGCGACGGTTTCAAGGGGGGCATAAACGACGAGAAGCTCTTCCCGGACGTGAGCCTTTTGGATCCGGAGCTCACGGTCACCATGCCCCCGGCGGTGACCGCCAGCACCGGGATGGACGCGCTGGTGCACGCCCTGGAGGCCTTCAGCGGCAGGAGCGCCAGTCCCTTCAGCGACATGTTCGCCCGGGAGGCGATGCGGCTCATCGGCTCCAGCATCCGCACCGCCACATGGAATGGCCGGGATTTGAGGGCCAGGAGCGACATGCTGCTTGGGTCCTACTACGGCGGGGTAGCGCTGGCCAATGCGGGGGTTGGTGCCTGTCACTCGTTGGCCTACCCTCTTGGGGGCATGTTTGGGGTGGGGCACGGTTGTGCCAACGCGCTTCTGATCCCCTACGTGGCCAGACACAACGCGGTGGCCTGTGTTGATCGTTACGCGGAGGCCTACGGCCTCTTGGGTGGCGCATCCGACGGCTGGCCCCGGCGGGAGGCGGCCTTCGCCCTGGCGGAGCTGCTGGAGGAGCTGGTGATGGACCTTGAGTTGCCTTGCAGGCTCTCGGAGCTCAAGGCGGGCATAGAGGAGAGGCACTTCGATGAGATGGCGGACCGGGCCATGGCGGTGGCCCGTCCCATGGAGAACAACCCGAGGGTGATGGACAAGAGGGCCTGTGTGGCCATTTACAAGGAGGCGTACTAG
- the kdsA gene encoding 3-deoxy-8-phosphooctulonate synthase: MIGFEESGVSFGAGRLAVIAGPCALEGLDHALMIGEACLRVCEDLGVGYVFKGSFDKANRTSKDSFRGPGMEEGLRILSEVHRRLGVPVLTDVHETHQVGAVAEAVQILQIPAFLCRQTDLVLAAAATGRVLNVKKAQFLAPEDMASVVDKCRSVGNRRVLLCERGSVFGYRQLVVDFRSFPIMRGLGCPVVFDATHSVQSMGGLGGRSGGDRRFVRPLLRCAASLGVDALFLEVHQDPDSAPSDGPNMVPLRLFRRLLEEAKGIWDRAMEDGFACLDWVDWP; the protein is encoded by the coding sequence TTGATCGGTTTCGAGGAGAGCGGGGTCAGCTTCGGTGCTGGGCGGCTTGCGGTGATAGCCGGGCCCTGTGCCCTGGAGGGGCTGGACCACGCGCTGATGATAGGGGAGGCGTGTCTTAGGGTCTGTGAGGACCTTGGGGTGGGCTACGTCTTCAAGGGGTCCTTCGACAAGGCTAACCGGACCTCCAAGGACAGCTTCCGGGGGCCCGGGATGGAGGAGGGGCTCCGGATCCTCTCGGAGGTTCACCGGCGCCTTGGGGTCCCGGTGCTGACCGACGTTCACGAGACCCATCAGGTGGGGGCGGTGGCGGAGGCGGTGCAGATCCTTCAGATCCCCGCGTTCCTGTGTCGTCAGACGGACCTGGTGCTGGCCGCCGCCGCCACCGGCCGGGTGTTGAACGTGAAGAAGGCCCAGTTCCTGGCCCCTGAGGACATGGCGTCGGTGGTGGACAAGTGCAGGTCCGTGGGGAACCGGCGGGTGTTGCTCTGCGAGAGGGGTAGCGTGTTCGGTTACAGGCAGCTGGTGGTGGACTTCCGGTCCTTCCCCATCATGAGGGGGTTGGGGTGTCCCGTGGTGTTCGACGCCACCCACAGCGTCCAGTCCATGGGGGGGCTTGGGGGCAGGAGCGGTGGGGACAGGCGGTTCGTCCGGCCCCTGCTCAGGTGTGCCGCCTCCCTTGGGGTGGACGCCCTGTTTCTGGAGGTCCATCAGGACCCGGACTCGGCCCCCAGCGACGGTCCCAACATGGTGCCCCTTCGGCTCTTCCGGCGTCTCCTGGAGGAGGCGAAGGGGATCTGGGACCGGGCCATGGAGGACGGCTTCGCCTGCTTGGATTGGGTTGATTGGCCATGA